CTAAACAGAATTTctctatataaattatttccaGTAATATTAGAATCCTGATTAAGACTTTCAAAATTGTTAGCAAAATCTTGAGCATCTTGCGAACAATTTAggtaattattatttttttcattacatTCATTATACAAtttgcataatttttttaatgcttCATAAAGTTTAGACATTTCTTTAATATCCATATTCAtcaaatattgttttttatttataatatccaTACaactattataattatcagCATCctataatttattactatACTTCTCAATAccctttatataattattataaaattcatttaGATTATCAATgctaatttttgttttttgatTTAGTTGGTAACATAACcataaaatagtatattCTGCAAAGTTGTCTCTATCTAAATATTCGTTGCCATTACTACTGATAAAACTTACTAGAAATGTCATAAAAGCAGAGATAATAATttcttcataatttttacatttttgcTCATTGCCATTATTCACGAAAGGGCAATATTTGTTCAACGCCATATAATCGTCACTATTTAAATTGGGATCATTCGCGTCCAAAGAAATTTTTGTATCTATCTTATCAATTGCTCCACactatgaatatattttacgaattaaacaaaaacatGTATTAATGTAAATGCCATTAAAGTGAAGattaacaaatttatagaCGATGAAACATATGAATCACATGCGAAgagcatattttatttaaaaaatatatataccagGTCCTTAagcattataaataaattctGTTCTATTTGTAAATTGTGTGGGatgatattatttatatatattgcataaatatatgttgtaTTTACTTAATTTCTTTACATAACAATTATCTTTCGTTGAACATATTATTCTTAATTTTAacttcatataaaataataatacagtaatattactaaaatcatattatacttatttatgGCAGTTAGCTAAATCACCTTAAATAGAGGGTTGCTTAATCCACTTTTaccatatgtatatatgataaattttatacaaaaatgctattattatgataattcttaaaagtatataaatacttatttaataagattggttgcatttttatatacttgtttcttataatatataatatagtcttttctaaaattatagtattttcaaattaagTTGCATTGGTCCCTTTTCTAAttacatatacataaatatatattttttttaatgaatatagataaattcattatccattttaataaatccaataactttatttttattcctatgtatttcaatttaaaaatataccttATTGggtaattttataatatattttgagcATCTTTTCTACGGTTTAAAACAACAATTAGCATTGAGCCcgtaattaataatatatttatagctCAAATAAATCTTTGAATGCATATAGTCTTTAAAATGatgcataataaatattaaatatataacaaataaataactatTGATGCAAATTTTAAAGTATAATAGAAAACTATGTGTAATTATATTGCGCTTTaagaggaaaaaaaataatatatatttgctctttaatacataaatttagATAAATATTAGCTAAATACTCTccattattcattttatcttatatattatattattatagttatcaatgcatatacattcaaataatttattaaaaattctaTATCTGTAAATCCTATGACAAAACAATGCCGTTTgtgattaaaaaatgatgattcacaagcaataataatatatccaatatggaataataaaaagacatTTATCATTAATTGAGTCTTTagttttttcttcattaacACAGTTTTTTAGAACATAAACCCACATATCccaaattgtatttttaacaaaatatataacattgaTACCTTTGTAATGCACTAGTATATGCCattgatttattattcattcaataatacaaatatttatatatttctgttagaaatactattatatttttatataattttttactaaatatttatagaaaGCAATTGCATGTACCATATAATAGGGATATATAGGGGTATTTCttacattttttcaataataaataattaatttataataaaattatttttaaaaaacattttatgtattattaactactgttattcatataatttttgaaaaaaataataatcatgCATTAATAATCCTCGAAAATGGTATCTCTATATAGAATAcgaaaataacaaataataatgttatattcaactattacataaaatacctattttatttatctcactgaacataataatttataacaataaatgaatttacTTATCTATtgttgttttatatttatatgtacttttaaatatagaacCATAAATATCTGAgctttacaaaaaatataaggcattaattaaattatcattCTATAATGtctctttttcttttatagacaaaaaaaattaacaacaaaaataaactaaTAAATGGCATAGGACCAGCCTGAATatgtttgtatatatttaataatggtAGTTTTTCATTAACTGAATTTACAATTATTTCTGTCTTTTTTTGATCCCCTGAATTTATaactaattttatattttttttcatatgcCCCGAATTTAAAGCTATATgtgtcatttttttttcatcccATGGATTTATCGCCGTTTTTATTGGTTCGTCCGTATCATTggaattaataattatcttcgctatttttttctcatcatctaaatttataattattcccattaaatattttcgaCGAATCCATTTGTAACGTCCTTTTGGATTTTATTTGCATCacacaaatttataatcgtttttacctttttttttccattcgACTTTTTTCTCTGGCCATGTGTTAAATactaacataaaaatatgtaattatATGTCTTTTTATGCactcaaaaaatatgttgtaatgtatattttttaaatttatatctttgaattgtcttattatttacctTGTATGAAATTCCTAAAATAACGggtatcaaaaaaaatggaattgCAATGTAAGGTAGTTTATTTGTGTTATTTATACTTGTGAGGCTTACTGTTGGAAGTGTTACAGAACTTGATTCATCCATCTGAACTTCTTTTACAGGCAATGTATTGCCCAGACTATCACTTAATTTGGTTGATGATTGACTTGATAAACTGCCTTCGGTGCGTATATTCATTTCTGAAACTTCAACTTTCGCTTTCTCAGCTTTCaatttttgctttttttcttcacaAAAAATCTCACAACTTTTTCTTCCTTCTGGTGGCTTCAATTCTGGAAGTTTACTATTATTTCCtctaattttatcataatcattttttaaatttgacAATATACGACAATATGGATCACAAATCTCTGTCCAGGGAAAACTAATCATACATGAACGATACGAAGCAGCACATTTTTTAGCACTCTCTTGACATTCACTGGAGTTTGAAGAGTCACTACAGTTAGTAATTGTATTACATATTTCTTTAAGTAACGTATAAAGATtgttcaaatatataagatgaaatttcatcatatcttttttttcttctatgGATTTATAATGTTCTTGAAACCAATCATTTCCTGTAAGGATGTCATAAACATCATCTACTTCAATTGATCTCTCCTTATATTGATAAAGTTTGTAACTTAACCACAAAATAGCATATTCACCAAGTTTATTATTCTCCAATTTTTCCTCTTCATCACCAAAACTATCAAAAATGTTTAGCAATGCTATAAAAGCAGAGCCAAGCAATTTTCCATTACTATCACATTGTCCTTTTTCTCCCTTTCTAGTGGGAGAACAATATACTCCATATATTTCATCGGTAAACGCATACTTTTGAGATACAGGATCAAAGACAACATTTTCATCGATCCCCTTAATTGCTTCACACTacgaatatattttacaaattaaaaaaaagaatgtattaatgtaaattttactaaaatgaaaattaatataatttatagcCAACGTAACATCCGaataatataagaaaaatgatatataccACTTCCTTAGAcattataatgaaattcTGTTATAATTCGGATGTTATTTGGGatgatattatttatatattgcatAAAATACTTGTCGTATTTACTTAATCTCTTTACATAGCATTTATCTTTcgttaaatatattattcttaattttaatttcatataaaataataatacagcattattaataaaatcatattatacttatttatgGTCATTAGCTAAACATTTTAATCGTGATTTCTTTGAACCATGTTTtactaatttatatataatacaactTATGACAATAccactatttttttaatataaaccTTTTGAAAGCTTATATActgtatacatataaagaactaaaaaataatatatattcttttaaatgGTTAAAATGTTAGTTATGTCTCATTGCATGTATaccattaatatatttatatattttattattttgtataatatattgaaccttatttataaacaatataaaataatttatgttttaaatataatgctaaaaacaaattgagtttatttccttttctaAATGAGTGAAATTTAATGTGTAGaagttttaatttatttacatcGGTTAAAAGGTTTTTAAACCGTGCAATAAAGTTTTATATCCTAGTATTCCTCTCTATATAAATCCATTATAATGAATAATCGggtgcatatttatttatttttttatgattaaaaaaatatataatatcattttagaataataattattatatatcatatttttctttctcaTTAactatgttatatataaatatataataaagcgGTTTTATGTCATCAAAATgagtttaataaaaatgttttcatataaattactTTAAACCGATTGCttgattaattttataattatactcATGCTTTGGTTGTAATGATCAATTAATTTGGGACCAGTGCAACataatttatcttttatataCCATAATTCTATTAGAAccaaaacatatattatgtattgaatgttttataataaaaaactatACCTTTAAGGGGAATTATATAGTCATTAatagaattattatttttttgcttgGTAGGATTAATTCTCATATTAGCcagttaaaaaatattaagtcAATATTGTAATGTTTCATTTGATGTTTTGTACATACAGTTTTAAGaacatatttaatgaaTTTATACCCATATAGCGCAtcaaataaacataatatatttttcatatttagtATCATACTATTCCATTATGATTACTATTAGTGCTCTTGAAGATATACCACTGTACACTACAGCATGTCAATATTGCGCTTAATAGGAGCATTTTAAATCAATGTATAATCTTTCTTTGTTTCATCGTTTTAAATCAAGTattttataacatatatattatttgtaataacaatatatttaaattataatttcataAGCAtctgcatatataatagcctattgtaaatattattgattcaaattaaattaattattatttgaattttcgacaaaattaatattagtatttaattatatgaatttttcacaataaacaatattgcgatattatttattagtaaaatattttactatttgatatgtatataataattactATAGTtctatttatcatattatttataattattgaaCAAAatgtgatatatattttaatatactcatatttatcttttaactatttttaaatataatttatttatacccaaaaattatgaagtttaaaaattaataataattaacataatattatatctttatgGGAAGTAAATTAAAgcatacaaaatattttcttttatttaaatttaaagctttagcataaaattatactatatataatcgaaaattaaaagacattatacatatatttataatgtaattttttattattatgatattttattgttttattaaaaatggtaGATGCATAAAATGCATTTTATAGATAACGTTGTATTGTCGAATTTCGATcgatattttatgaatctatatattatgattatctattatatatttgaaatgGGCCCATTAACATGAAGGTACATTATAATGTAGATACATGTTCCAAATGAAcctgataatataatatagattCATATATAAGATTGCTATTTAATTTGGTTGGAATGTtgcaatttaaataaaaatagtagtgacacaaataataagttttactaaataatatgcttcatcaaataaagaaacatATTGTGTTATTCATGATTCAATATGGTCCTGATTAACAGACCCTATATAATAGATAATAAGGGttcttatatatagttaGCCAAAAATTagcaataaaatataaaatgtgaaattataatattgctacatttaatatatgtaaatgaATTAGATGGAAGTATTATAACTTATAGAAAATTTGTTATGTGGCccttttcatattaatgaCTACGCCCCTTTGGGGAGTGCATGTTTAGACCTTATTTCAAGGTTAAGCAAAAGAGAtggtacatatatttaatcaaCATATAcagacaaaaatattatcatattataaaaaattaaattacaaTATCCCCAAAATTCTATCTCAAAATGCAGATCTAGTGAACGAATCTATAACCCATAAGACATAACCTTGACCCATAATACATGAACACCTCGgcatcaaaaatattaaaataaaaaaataaattattttgtgtatgcatatatatttcttggTTTAAAAactttatgttttattattttatttttatattttatttatttgtatttttttaattttatgcaTGCTTTGATATACTATTAAAAGggaatttataatttgtgttcatttataaaaaaatatggacGTCAATATTACTACCAATAAATaacttttataaattaataattttgctAGAAAAATGCTATTTGGTAAAATATgtgttaaaaattatgaaaaaatcgTCGAATACTTGattatcataatataaattcgatcatactattattatgatgcgataaaaaatactgCTATCATAATAGTATTTGCAATATATAAAGTTAGCTGCATTTCTCagattaaattaattattttcatatttaaaaatataaaacacgtcgttttatattaaaaagtaccattatcaaataaattttgtaaaacaaatgggaaaaaatagcaaaacaattattttaatataattattaatgtaagtatatatgcaattcCATACGTAATGGAAcgttttataatttttaagcTGGAATTAAtcaattataataaaaatataaaattacatattcataatgatatatattaaaaatatcatttatataatataattaaaattattaatttttagatgttataatattaatgaaattaTGAATCATAgtatttttgatattcattatttatgaatGGTTCTGTTATTGATTCCGTCTTGTgattgaattatttaaataaaaaatatattaaacttATAAATCTGATAAACCACATATTTTgtcatttaaataataatttgtatttttttatactttattGGAGAAATTATTTGCTTCAATTTTAATTGTTCTTGTCCAGAATTTCGAGTTGTTAATTTTTGCTAATAAAgcacaatatatattttaatattttgtttgtaaAGTTCATAAATGAATACATTCTATATTCAAATTTCTTTGTTTCTTTTATGTATCTCCCTATAtctgaataataaaacccTTGCAACTGATCGTGCTCCAGGAAAAGATGCAACACCAGAATTAACAGATCATTGTCTTATGTAAGAAAATacaacaatatataaatattacatatttcattatgaaaatattaaatacatGCCTGTGCAAcaatgatataatataaatcaatacctttatttttgtacgcataaaaaaaatgtttatttttatcgaTGATAGCTCagaagaaatatatgaaaaaaacaagcaTTTATTGTGCACCAATCCTGAAGAAATTGTAGAAGCGAGCGAACTTATGAAGGAAGCTGTAGcacaatttaattattttactaCAAGTAaagataattataaattttgtggAAGCTGTTACCTTTGCCATCCGTTTTTTtgcgaaaaaaaacaccaagactatacatatgttaaaaaaaatgaatacaCAATTGATGATCCGGATATGGTATCAATTAACGaacaatattaaaattataaaccaaactaaaattaaaagatgattataatttatatgcatatatttctttttgtttccattagtataatgaaataataaagatgtTGTGGGATCCTGAGTATGCcaatttgataaataaaGGCTCTATTATAAGTATAAacaacataaataattggTCAATTTAACATATTATTGTTGCTATTTATTCGATATTTCGTGATTTATTATTGCCATTGTTATATGATacagtttattttttcctgtACCTTCAAATTCATactattttaatttcatctatgtaattttataaaattgattTTTAGGAAAAATTACCcgtgtatataataaaaatttagtaATGATACAACAACGTTACAAAGATTCGAGTTCTGACAattggaaatatttttatgctttAGCTACAATTGCTGATGTAAGGAAGCCTTTCCTCTTCTATTTCGTTATAAATCGTATTTCTCATATTGTGACACGCAATTTATTCAAATACACTTTTATTGATTTTGCAGGTATCAGAAGGCACAACTGTAATTGTCATAGTTTCAGCAGATATAAATGATCACAACAGTAAAGATAAGAGATCCTATCGGAACAAAGTCATAGAAAAAGCGAATTTATTCAAAACTGACATAGATTctgaaaatgatattagaaaagggaaattaaaaaaaacttttgttaatatagCTGGATACcatgttgaaaaaaaaaataattatgttaaTTTCACCTATATAGACTCCGTAAGcgatatacaaattttaataacgcaatcatttatttcaacaattgttaaaaaatatattgtttaaataaatgtacatatttataatatatactataatttgtaaaaaatttaaacattttatatattcatctatttatcttttttttcttaggTTGATTGTTATGCTTCCAGCTAcctaaaacaaattattagaAAGGCTTTATGTTGTTTTTTCCCTCATAAATAAggatatatttcatatatattttttagtgtcataatatttatgttaataaatCATGTATAATGGCCGCTTTAAGTTGCCGTCatataatgtttttttgttttaagaATGTTTagtgtatataatttgcttatgtcttttaatattaagaTGCCCCTATATGTATTAACTTTGTgaattatacaaatataattgttgttatttatgaagatcttttatttataatatttctttcatATTAATGGTTATGCCCCTTTTTGGTGCATATTTAGACATCATCCAGAGATTAAGCATACTCGGAtggtacatatatttaatcacCACTtacaaacaaatataataaattataaaaaaatttataaaaatattaccgcaaagcaaaaatataaccCATAATACATGAACACCGCCGGTATCAAGaatgttaaaataaaaactaaatttattatatgtattcatatatatatttcttgaCTTTGCAACTTTatgtttcattattttatttttatattttatttattcgtattttttaattttatatatgctcagttttactattaaagcgaaaattataatttgcattcatttataaaaaaacatgggTGTCAAATTATTaccaataaataatttttataagattaataatttttttagacAAGTGGTATTTAGCAAAATTTCATTAAAAGTGATAAAAATGTCGCAGAATGTTTGATTCTcataatatgtattttatcatactattattatgatgaaataaaaaatatggttattataacattattagtaataaaaaaattaactgCGTTCCTCagattaaattaaattattttaatatttaaaaatataaaacacgttgttttatattaaaaattaggCAATATCAAagaaattttgtaaaaaaaatggaaaaagatagcaatataattattttaatataattattaatgtaagtatatataattatattaaaaaaaatatatttttttatattattttcttgctcttatatttttattttaaatgattgattttttatatgtacaaGCAACAGTTTTGTTctattatgcataaatataagtGCATATGTAATTCCATACATAATGAgatcttttataaattttaaattgaatttaattaattataaaaatataaaaccttatatttataatattgtatGTTAAAAATcccatttatataatataattaaaattattaatttttatatattataatattaatgaaattatgaataataatattttttatattcgtAATATATGAAAGGTTCTGTCGTCGACGTCATTTTATGATTGAGTtatttaaatcaaaaatatattaaatttataaatctGATAAGCCATATATTTTgtcatttaaataataatttgtattttttttatactttattGGAGAAATTATTTGcttcaattttaattatactaTGCTATTTTTTACGTTGTTAATtcttaattaaaaaaaatactaatatatattttaatattttatttgtaaagctcaaaaatgaataaattttatattcaaattgtttttttttttttaagtatcTCCATATAtgtgaataataaaacccTTGCAGCTGAGGCAGATCCAGAAGGAAGTATAACACTCGAATCAAAAAAACGTTATGCTATGTAAGAAAATGcatcaatatatattacatatttcattatgaaaatattaaatacatGCCTGTGCAATAATGctataatataaatcaataactttatttttgtgctcataaaaaatatgtccatttttatcaatgaTAGTCCAGATGAAatctttttaaaatacaaGCACCTAATACATACCAATCGCGAGGAAGTTGTAAATGCGGCCAAACTTATGACCGAAGCTGCAGCACATATAGAGCATTATGCTACAGCTAAAGATGGTTATGAATTATGTAAATGGAGTcgaaattttaatattactCTTTCTAAAAAAGAAGATGAAGGAGGCGCAGTTATTCAAAGagttaaatttaaatataatcataCCAATAAGGTATCAATTAATGAACAATATTAAGTTATAAaccaaattaaaattaaaaaatgattataatttatatgcatatatttctcTTTGTTTCCATTagtataatgaaataataaacatgtTATGGGATCCCGATAGCGAACATTTTTTAGATAAAAATTCTTctaaaagtatataaaatataaataattagtCAAATTAGTATATTGATGCTACTATTTATTCGACATTTcatgatttattatttccattgTTATATGATACTGTTTATTGCTTCCTGTATCTTCAAATTCATactattttaatttcatccatgtaattttataatattgattTTTAGGAAAAATTATCCGTATGTACACTCCAAATTTAGTATTGATACAACAACGATACAAAAGTTGGTCTGAGGGCCgtgataaatattttaatgctTTAGCTGCAAAGATTAAAGTAAGGAAACTTATTCTCTTCTGTTTCTATATAAATTGCATTTTTCATGTTATTCacaataatttattcaaatacgcttttattaattttgcaGGTATCAGAATATGAAACTATAATTGCCATTACTTCACCAAATACAAATGATGGTTATCCTGCCgataaagaatataaaaacaaaatcatAGAAAACGCaaatttattcaaaattGACATAGATCCTGAAGATGATATTGTAGAAggaaaattaaagaaaacGATGGTTAACGTAGCTGGATACTTCATTCGAAAAATACACAATTTTGTTGATATCACCTATATCGAATCTGTAAGcgatatacaaatttttataacaataatttatttcagcatttgttaaaaaaatgttgttttaaataaatgcacatatttataatatatactatattttgtaaaaaatttaaacattttatatattcatctatttatcttttttttcttagaTTGATGGGCATACTTTCAATTGTCGAAAATccattgttaaaaaaactttaaataatttttattcgtTGTagataaacatatatttatgtatatttttcagTATCGCAATGTTagaaattttttgttaacaTAACGATTTGTTTCCATACATAATGGTTTCTTTAAGTTACCATCATAAAGTGTTTTTGTGTTTtaagaattattttttatattatttgtttatgtcttttaatattaggATGCATCTATATGcattaattttatgaatactACAAATATATCTATTATTTGTGAAGatcttttatttgtaatttCCTTTCGTTTAATGCTTATCACCCTTTTTTGTATACAAATATAGACATAATCTCGAGGTTAAACATACGGGGTGATACGTATATTTAATCAGCATATACTACAAacatattatcaaattataaacgaattaataaaaatatagccTTAACCAAAAAGGTATATTCCATAAAACAAAACGATAACCCATAATACATAACCCTGACACATACATGGGTTCCACAAACGCAACCTCAACTCTGATTcacaacataaaaatatgcaaaaatacaataaatatacatatgtaattttatattttattgattgtattatttaagCTTTCTTAtaagcataaaaataatttatctcCAAATAGACATTTTCTTAACATGTATCAATCATTATTACCATTCCTGAAATAGTCACTACTCTTCGaatcatatataatgattcattttcttctttattttttttagtttttcTCTTAAATATTGTCTATGAAGTCGTTTATCAAATCCAAATAACGAatactaatataaattgtTAAGAAGCATATGATGTTTGTTAAagtttgcatatatttaatgaaaattgtttttaatattatatttataaattcctTATTGTTTACCTTATAAGCAATTCCCAAAGATATTGGTATTGCAACAAATATCAATAAAACTGAAATTAATTTACTTGTTATCGACGAAAATGGTGGAGTTTTTATCTCTGAAAGAATTGGAATATCCTTACAATCAGTGCATTTTTCAGCACAATCACTTTTTAAACTATTATAATCAGCCGATAAAGTATACAATATATGCCTGTATGAACTGTTTCCAGTAATATCAGAATTTCCATTAagtttttcaaaattttcaacAAATTCGTTAGCTTTTTCTAAACATTTTGTGtgatttgttttttttccattacATTCAATATACATGCCACATAATGATTTAAATGGAGCATAAAATTGAgatatttctttaatattaacaGTCATcaaatcattatttttatctataaAATCCTTATAAC
This sequence is a window from Plasmodium chabaudi chabaudi strain AS genome assembly, chromosome: 7. Protein-coding genes within it:
- a CDS encoding CIR protein — encoded protein: MSKEVCEAIKGIDENVVFDPVSQKYAFTDEIYGVYCSPTRKGEKGQCDSNGKLLGSAFIALLNIFDSFGDEEEKLENNKLGEYAILWLSYKLYQYKERSIEVDDVYDILTGNDWFQEHYKSIEEKKDMMKFHLIYLNNLYTLLKEICNTITNCSDSSNSSECQESAKKCAASYRSCMISFPWTEICDPYCRILSNLKNDYDKIRGNNSKLPELKPPEGRKSCEIFCEEKKQKLKAEKAKVEVSEMNIRTEGSLSSQSSTKLSDSLGNTLPVKEVQMDESSSVTLPTVSLTSINNTNKLPYIAIPFFLIPVILGISYKYLTHGQRKKSNGKKKVKTIINLCDANKIQKDVTNGFVENI
- a CDS encoding fam-a protein, giving the protein MNTFYIQISLFLLCISLYLNNKTLATDRAPGKDATPELTDHCLISEEIYEKNKHLLCTNPEEIVEASELMKEAVAQFNYFTTSKDNYKFCGSCYLCHPFFCEKKHQDYTYVKKNEYTIDDPDMYNEIIKMLWDPEYANLINKGSIIRKITRVYNKNLVMIQQRYKDSSSDNWKYFYALATIADVRKPFLFYFVINRISHIVTRNLFKYTFIDFAGIRRHNYSENDIRKGKLKKTFVNIAGYHVEKKNNYVNFTYIDSVSDIQILITQSFISTIVKKYIVDCYASSYLKQIIRKALCCFFPHK
- a CDS encoding fam-a protein, which produces MNKFYIQIVFFFLSISIYVNNKTLAAEADPEGSITLESKKRYAIPDEIFLKYKHLIHTNREEVVNAAKLMTEAAAHIEHYATAKDGYELCKWSRNFNITLSKKEDEGGAVIQRVKFKYNHTNKYNEIINMLWDPDSEHFLDKNSSKRKIIRMYTPNLVLIQQRYKSWSEGRDKYFNALAAKIKVSEYETIIAITSPNTNDGYPADKEYKNKIIENANLFKIDIDPEDDIVEGKLKKTMVNVAGYFIRKIHNFVDITYIESIDGHTFNCRKSIVKKTLNNFYSL
- a CDS encoding CIR protein, with translation MASAVCNAIKAIDNFIVVKEGNIGVNISFKEILNPYCTVKSLVNKEECQSYNEMVSSAFILLLKFLNLVDVYDGDLTNDRLAEYAILWLSYKLNQNPQKGINTLNDFYTRNIGKNTHYTSTTDDIDVYKSYKDFIDKNNDLMTVNIKEISQFYAPFKSLCGMYIECNGKKTNHTKCLEKANEFVENFEKLNGNSDITGNSSYRHILYTLSADYNSLKSDCAEKCTDCKDIPILSEIKTPPFSSITSKLISVLLIFVAIPISLGIAYKYSLFGFDKRLHRQYLREKLKKIKKKMNHYI